CAATAAAACGTCACGAATTAATTGCACTATATTAGGCTGAATACCTTCATTTGGCTCATCCAGAATTAAAATATCAGGATTTAAAACTAATGCTCTAGCAATCGCAAGTTGCTGCTGCTGTCCCCCCGACAAATCACCACCACGGCGATGTAGCATTTCTTTTAATACCGGAAACAACTCATAAATATGCTCAGGAATTATTTTACTTTTTTGGCGCTTACAATTAAGGCTTATTTTTAAGTTTTCTTCAACAGTTAACAAAGGAAAAATATGACGCCCTTGTGGTACATAGCCAACACCTATTTCTGGACGCGATTCCACTGAGCTTTTCGCCATATCTTTGTCATTGATAACAAGGCTACCTGCACTAATCGGCAACATACCCATAATAACTTGTAACAAGGTCGTTTTACCTACCCCATTGCGCCCCATAATACAGGTACGAGAGCCCTTCTTAATGTTAAGGTTTAAGTCCCATAATATTTGTGTGCCGCCGTATTTTTGATCTACTGAGGTTAACTCAATCATTATGCTTGTGCTCCTACTTCCTGCTCAGCCACATTATTTGCAGCGGTATTATCTTGTCCATCATCTTCACCTAAGTAAACTTTGATAACTTCTGGATTAGCCTGTACTTCTGACATTGTTCCTTCAGCAAGCACTGAGCCTTGATGTAAAACCGTTACTTTTTTAGCAATAGAACGAACAAAGGCCATATCATGCTCAACCACAATAACTGAATGCTTACCAGCCAACGAAGTCAATAATTCCGCTGTACGTTCAGTTTCTTGCCCTGTCATACCGGCAACGGGTTCATCCACCAATAATACACGTGGCTCAGCCGCCAACAACATACCAATTTCTAACCATTGTTTTTGACCGTGTGATAAACGACCCGCAGGATAATAAGCCTCTTTAACTAAACCAATGGTTTGTAGAATCTCCCCAATTCTATCTCTTTGTTCGCCGCTTAATTTATGAAATAAAGAAGTCCAAATACCTTTATCACCCGCTAAACTCAGTTCAATATTTTCAAATACAGTTAACGCTTCAAAAACGGTTGGCTTTTGGAATTTACGTCCTATGCCTGCTTTAGCAATTTCAGACTCATCTAATTGCAGTAAATCAATTTGCTGACCAAAATTAACTTTACCTTTGTCAGGGCGAATTTTACCAGTAATAACATCCATCAAGGTTGTTTTACCTGCACCATTGGCACCAATTAAACAGCGTAATTCACCGTCGTTAATATATAAATTCAAATCATTTAACGCTTTAAAACCTTCAAAACTTACACTGACGTCTTCAACATATAAAATAACACCATGTCGTGTATCTGGCTTAATGTTTTCTGTCGCGGTAAGCGGGCTACCTGATTTATCAACAATCATTATTTAGCCTCCGCTTTGGTTGTTTTTGTCTCATTTTGATCATTTACTTCTTTAACTACTAACATTTCTGGCTCTGCACTCTTAAATATTGATAATTTATCAAAAAGGTTTGGCAATAAACCGGCAATACCTTTAGGTAACAATAACGTGACTAAAACAAAAAGCCCGCCTAATGCGAATAACCATGCTTCAGGCATAATCGCCGTAAATCGTGTTTTTGCATAACTAACCACAATTGCGCCGATAATTGCGCCGTATAACGTACAACGACCGCCAATCGCCACCCAGATAACCATTTCTATTGAGTTAAGCGGTGAGAATTCGCCCGGATTAATAATACCAACTTGTGGTACATATAAAGCGCCAGCGACACCTGCCAACATGGCTGAAACAACAAATATCCACACTTTATAATGTTCAGGTTTATAGCCAACAAAACGAACGCGACTTTCAGCATCACGAGTCGCCGTAACCACACGGCCCATTTTAGAGTTAACAATAAAATTACTGATCCAATAACCAATGCCTAAAGCGACAGCGGTGATCACAAATAAACTGAGCTTGGTGTGCGGATCTTGTAGGGAGAAACCAGCTATTTCTTTAAAATCAGTTAAGCCATTATTACCGCCAAAGCCCATTTCATTGCGAAAGAAAGCTAGCATTAAGGCATAAGTCATCGCTTGCGTCATAATAGATAAGTAAACACCACTTACCCGTGAGCGAAATGCCATTGAACCAAAGATATAAGCGAGTAAACCAGGGCCAATAAACACCATGGCGATCATCCAGACAATACTGCTAGAGCCGGCCCAAAACCACGGAAGTTCGGTCCAGCTTAAAAATACCATAAAGTCGGGTAAGTCAGGATTTCCATAGACACCTCGGTCGCCAATTTGACGCATAAGGTACATCCCCATGGCATAACCACCTAAAGTGAAAAATGCACCATGTCCCAAACTTAATATGCCGCAATATCCCCAGACAAGGTCAACTGCTAACGCTAGTAAGGCATAGCATAAATACTTACCAAATAAGCTGACGGTGTAATCACTGACATGTAAAAAAGATCCTTCTGCAAAAAATAAATTACATATTGTGACGTAGAGTGTGGCAATAAATAAAGTGCCAACAACAACATGTAAATGACTTAATGTTTTGAATATTTTTTGCATTGAAAATGGTTCTTTTGAGTAATTTTCAGTTAATGCGTTAGTTGAGTTAGTCATTAGTCTGCCGCCCTCCCTTTTTGAGGAAATAATCCTTTAGGTCGTTTTTGTATAAACAACACTAAACCAACTAGCACAATAATATTGGCTAATACTGAACCAACTACCGGCTCTAAGAATTTATTAATTGATCCCAAAGACATCGCTGCAACTAAAGTGCCCCACAAGTTACCTACGCCACCAAAGACAACAACCAAGAATGAGTCAATAATATAAGCCTGACCTAAGTTAGGGCCTACGTTGGTTAACTGACTTAATACTACGCCAGCGACACCTGCTATACCTGAGCCTAAACCAAAGGTGATCGCATCAACCCTATCACTTTTAATACTTAACGCTCTGGCCATATCTCGGTTTTGCGAAACCGCTCGAACATGTAAACCTAATGACGATTTTTTCAAAATAAGTAGTAAGGTAAAAAACACCATTAATGAAAAAATAATGATATATAAACGGTTATACGTTAATGAAAAAACGGGATTGATCACCCAAGATCCTGTCATCCATTCAGGCGCTTGTACTTGGCGGTTAAGAGGAGAAAAGATAGTTCTCACTAATTGTTGTAAAATTAATGAAATACCAAAGGTCGCTAACAAGGTTTCTAGTGGACGCCCTTTCAAATAACGAATAACGCCACGTTCGATAATAATACCGACAAAACCTGACACTAAAAATGCAGCCGGCACGGCCATTAATAACGAATATTCAATTAAGTTAGGAAAAGCTAATTGAATAACATAAGTAGTATAAGCGCCTAGCATCATCATTTCGCCATGAGCCATATTAATAACGCCCATAACACCAAAGGTGATGGTTAAACCAATAGCCGCAAGTAATAAAACTGAGCCTAAACTTAAGCCAAAGAAAATATTTTCAATAATGCCGAAAAAGCTGCGTTTATCTTCAATACTACTAATGACTTTCGTTAAACTTGCAGCTAACGCTTTTTGCTCTGGGGTTTTATTATTAGCTGGTAACGCCGCTAACATTTTAACCATAGTATTATTTACTGATGGCTCTAAGGTATCTTCAAGCTGAGTGATAGCAGCCATTATTTGATTATGATTGCCTGTTTTTAACTGATTAAGCAATAAAGTGATATTCATTAATTCGCGAACATCATCATCTTTTTCGGTCGTAATTAAAGATTGTACAGCCGCAAGGCCAGATTCTGATGGGTTATCAAGTAATTGCTTAACCGCTTGAATACGCACAGCCTTATTTTGATCCGTTAAGTCGATTTTGGCAATAAAGCTTCGAATATCACCACGTAATCTATTGTTAGTTTTAACTTTTCTAATTTTAGATTTTTTAACGGGTACTAGTACTTCCGTCGTTAAAATATTAGTGATGGTGTAAAGTGAATCTTCTTTGACCGCAATAACAACCGTTTTATCGGCTTTAAGATAATAAAGATCACCTTCCATCATTGCCTTTAATACGTCACGTGTTTTGTTATCACGAGTTATCGCTATTTTTTCCACTAGCGGTGACATTTTGTTGAGTTTAGTTGTTGGTAATTGATTCACTAATTGTGACAACGTTGAGTCTGTATGAGCACTTTCAACCGTACTCATATCT
The sequence above is a segment of the Colwellia sp. 20A7 genome. Coding sequences within it:
- the urtD gene encoding urea ABC transporter ATP-binding protein UrtD — protein: MIVDKSGSPLTATENIKPDTRHGVILYVEDVSVSFEGFKALNDLNLYINDGELRCLIGANGAGKTTLMDVITGKIRPDKGKVNFGQQIDLLQLDESEIAKAGIGRKFQKPTVFEALTVFENIELSLAGDKGIWTSLFHKLSGEQRDRIGEILQTIGLVKEAYYPAGRLSHGQKQWLEIGMLLAAEPRVLLVDEPVAGMTGQETERTAELLTSLAGKHSVIVVEHDMAFVRSIAKKVTVLHQGSVLAEGTMSEVQANPEVIKVYLGEDDGQDNTAANNVAEQEVGAQA
- the urtE gene encoding urea ABC transporter ATP-binding subunit UrtE; translation: MIELTSVDQKYGGTQILWDLNLNIKKGSRTCIMGRNGVGKTTLLQVIMGMLPISAGSLVINDKDMAKSSVESRPEIGVGYVPQGRHIFPLLTVEENLKISLNCKRQKSKIIPEHIYELFPVLKEMLHRRGGDLSGGQQQQLAIARALVLNPDILILDEPNEGIQPNIVQLIRDVLLKLNKEHGITIVLVEQKLPFARAVGEEFVLMEKGHVIATGPMPELTDELVGKYLAV
- the urtC gene encoding urea ABC transporter permease subunit UrtC, with product MQKIFKTLSHLHVVVGTLFIATLYVTICNLFFAEGSFLHVSDYTVSLFGKYLCYALLALAVDLVWGYCGILSLGHGAFFTLGGYAMGMYLMRQIGDRGVYGNPDLPDFMVFLSWTELPWFWAGSSSIVWMIAMVFIGPGLLAYIFGSMAFRSRVSGVYLSIMTQAMTYALMLAFFRNEMGFGGNNGLTDFKEIAGFSLQDPHTKLSLFVITAVALGIGYWISNFIVNSKMGRVVTATRDAESRVRFVGYKPEHYKVWIFVVSAMLAGVAGALYVPQVGIINPGEFSPLNSIEMVIWVAIGGRCTLYGAIIGAIVVSYAKTRFTAIMPEAWLFALGGLFVLVTLLLPKGIAGLLPNLFDKLSIFKSAEPEMLVVKEVNDQNETKTTKAEAK
- the urtB gene encoding urea ABC transporter permease subunit UrtB; translation: MKRIFAVLFSVIFSCIISWQTFANTQDMSTVESAHTDSTLSQLVNQLPTTKLNKMSPLVEKIAITRDNKTRDVLKAMMEGDLYYLKADKTVVIAVKEDSLYTITNILTTEVLVPVKKSKIRKVKTNNRLRGDIRSFIAKIDLTDQNKAVRIQAVKQLLDNPSESGLAAVQSLITTEKDDDVRELMNITLLLNQLKTGNHNQIMAAITQLEDTLEPSVNNTMVKMLAALPANNKTPEQKALAASLTKVISSIEDKRSFFGIIENIFFGLSLGSVLLLAAIGLTITFGVMGVINMAHGEMMMLGAYTTYVIQLAFPNLIEYSLLMAVPAAFLVSGFVGIIIERGVIRYLKGRPLETLLATFGISLILQQLVRTIFSPLNRQVQAPEWMTGSWVINPVFSLTYNRLYIIIFSLMVFFTLLLILKKSSLGLHVRAVSQNRDMARALSIKSDRVDAITFGLGSGIAGVAGVVLSQLTNVGPNLGQAYIIDSFLVVVFGGVGNLWGTLVAAMSLGSINKFLEPVVGSVLANIIVLVGLVLFIQKRPKGLFPQKGRAAD